The following are encoded together in the Paludisphaera mucosa genome:
- a CDS encoding DUF1559 domain-containing protein, whose protein sequence is MRPRRMSGFTLIELLVVIAIIAVLIALLLPAVQAAREAARRSQCVNNLKQIGLGMHNYHSTTNSFPQGASKNAKNWAGDSDLIWASWGANALLLPYLEQSALYSAANFAWGINPYGDPCYYINSTVANTRLNAFLCPSDANAGRPNINNYYASVGTTTDFMTNDCWGNINPNCKPTGSTGVFTYFMTYGIADITDGTANAVAYSESLTGKENVGNQYRGNSTRGVADPGIVMYNAATRPDLILKGLQNCADAFKNNQKIATNKGQLWGFGARAYSLFQTIQAPNDSQFKFGSCQFGCDDCGLDQSWSVGAQSNHSGGVNVLFADGSVRFVKDSVARPTWWSLGTRDSGEVVGSDSY, encoded by the coding sequence ATGCGCCCCCGACGCATGAGCGGATTCACGCTCATCGAGCTGCTCGTCGTCATCGCGATCATCGCGGTTCTGATAGCCCTCTTGCTCCCCGCCGTGCAGGCGGCGCGCGAGGCCGCCCGGCGGTCGCAGTGCGTCAACAACCTGAAGCAGATCGGCCTGGGCATGCACAACTACCACAGCACCACCAACAGCTTCCCCCAGGGGGCGTCGAAGAACGCCAAGAACTGGGCGGGGGACAGCGACCTGATCTGGGCTTCGTGGGGCGCCAACGCGCTCTTGCTCCCCTACCTGGAGCAGTCGGCCCTCTACAGCGCGGCCAACTTCGCGTGGGGGATCAACCCCTACGGCGACCCGTGCTACTACATCAACAGCACGGTCGCCAACACCCGGCTCAACGCCTTCCTCTGCCCGTCGGACGCCAACGCCGGTCGGCCGAACATCAACAACTATTACGCCTCGGTGGGCACGACGACCGACTTCATGACCAACGACTGCTGGGGGAACATCAACCCCAACTGCAAGCCGACCGGCAGCACCGGCGTCTTCACCTACTTCATGACGTACGGGATCGCCGACATCACCGACGGCACGGCCAACGCGGTCGCCTATTCCGAGTCGCTGACCGGCAAGGAGAACGTCGGCAACCAGTACCGCGGCAACAGCACGCGGGGCGTCGCCGACCCCGGGATCGTGATGTACAACGCCGCGACCCGTCCCGACCTGATCCTCAAGGGCCTCCAGAACTGCGCCGATGCGTTCAAGAACAACCAGAAGATCGCCACCAACAAGGGCCAGCTCTGGGGCTTCGGGGCGCGGGCGTACTCGCTCTTCCAGACGATCCAGGCCCCCAACGACAGCCAGTTCAAGTTCGGCTCGTGCCAGTTCGGCTGCGACGACTGCGGGCTCGACCAGTCCTGGTCGGTCGGGGCCCAGAGCAACCACTCGGGGGGCGTGAACGTCCTCTTCGCCGACGGCTCGGTCCGGTTCGTCAAGGACTCGGTCGCCCGGCCGACCTGGTGGTCGCTGGGCACCCGCGACAGCGGCGAGGTCGTAGGCTCGGACAGCTACTGA
- a CDS encoding S41 family peptidase: protein MKSSRAGRKLGIIGGLLAGLLAGRARAVDTSDTRMLAAPAIAPGRIAFVYADDVWTADEDGAHARRLTSHPGAETNPRISPDGETIAFSASYDGNVDVYVVPAAGGEPRRLTWHPGDDLVRGFTPDGKVLFASQREVFTNRHAQLFAVAPAGGAPERLPAPSADMGALSPDGASLAYTPIAERFRQWKNYRGGTASRIWVLKLADLSHVEIPKPAGGCNDTMPMWVGPLVYFLSDRDGEFNLFSFDPATKAVARLTDHQDFPIDSASAGAGKVIYEQAGYLHVYDPAKKASTRLKVAVAADLAEARPRRASNPKLVRGADVSPSGKRLVLEYRGEIVTVPAKKGDPRNLTDTPGVHERSPIWSPDGKSIAYFSDASGEYALHVRPQDGKGEVAVYPLHGPGYYQDPVWSPDSKKIAYVDNAKALSYIDLSSSAVKKVANEPFFGLDDIPAGRWSPDSKWLAYTIDTRAGIRTIGLYSLDQDKTFPLTDGLVEAGVPAFDVGGKYLYFAASTDAGPVKNSFDQSSTDAPVSSTLYLVSLQKATPNPLLKESDEEGDEEKGKDKDKDKPKDDKEKAKKDEADKDKKDAPDAEPPKPVKPVVIDLDGISGRIIPLPAAEGLIANVAAGDEGQVYYLHRPVARPIQEGGGAKTSLRRFDLKTREEQTLAEGIADFRISADRKKILYRADDVVGVVDAGKFAKGDGAIGAVAAVSIAIDPRAEWPQMFHEAWRINRDHFYAPNMHGADWDAVRAKYEAFLPHLATRTDLNRVIRWMLSELSVGHSYLGGGERLYEPKKVPVGLLGADYQVADGRYKFKTIYGGAFWDPTLRAPLAAPGVDVKVGDYLLAVDGRDVKADAEVYKPFEGTVGRRTELKVGPKADGSESRTVVVEPIADESALRNRAWVEGNLRKVHERTQGRAAYIYVPNTAEPGFSYFKRYFFPQADKDAVIVDERFNGGGQIADYYITLLRRPLIAYWAARFGEAQRSPNATILGPKVMLIDETAGSGGDVLPWMFRKFGLGPLVGKRTWGGVVGITDMPVLMDGGGVTAPNLANFTEDGWIIENIGVPPDVDVEQDPALVAAGKDPQLDKAIEMILEALEKSPPPKRPAAPALPIRVRRPAEAK, encoded by the coding sequence ATGAAGTCGAGCCGCGCGGGGCGGAAGTTGGGGATCATCGGGGGCTTGCTCGCAGGGCTGCTGGCGGGCCGGGCCCGCGCGGTGGACACGTCAGACACGCGGATGCTGGCGGCGCCGGCGATCGCGCCGGGGCGGATCGCGTTCGTCTACGCGGACGACGTCTGGACGGCCGACGAGGACGGCGCGCACGCGCGGCGGCTGACGTCGCACCCGGGGGCGGAGACGAACCCCCGGATCTCGCCCGACGGCGAGACGATCGCGTTCTCGGCCTCGTACGACGGCAACGTCGACGTCTACGTCGTCCCGGCCGCCGGCGGCGAGCCCCGGCGGCTGACCTGGCACCCGGGAGACGACCTCGTCCGCGGCTTCACGCCCGACGGCAAGGTCCTCTTCGCGTCGCAGCGCGAGGTGTTCACGAACCGCCACGCCCAGCTCTTCGCCGTCGCCCCGGCCGGCGGCGCGCCCGAGCGGCTCCCCGCCCCTTCGGCCGACATGGGCGCGCTCTCGCCCGACGGCGCGTCGCTGGCCTACACGCCGATCGCCGAGCGGTTCCGGCAGTGGAAGAACTACCGCGGCGGCACGGCCTCGCGGATCTGGGTGCTCAAGCTCGCGGACCTCTCGCACGTCGAGATCCCCAAGCCGGCCGGCGGCTGCAACGACACCATGCCCATGTGGGTCGGCCCGCTCGTCTACTTCCTCTCCGACCGCGACGGCGAGTTCAACCTCTTCTCGTTCGACCCCGCGACGAAGGCCGTCGCGCGGCTGACCGACCACCAGGACTTCCCGATCGACTCCGCCTCCGCCGGCGCGGGGAAGGTGATCTACGAGCAGGCGGGCTACCTCCACGTCTACGACCCCGCGAAGAAGGCGTCGACCCGGCTGAAGGTGGCGGTGGCCGCCGACCTGGCCGAGGCCCGGCCCCGGCGGGCCTCGAACCCCAAGCTGGTGCGAGGGGCCGACGTCTCGCCCAGCGGCAAGCGGCTCGTGCTGGAGTATCGCGGCGAGATCGTGACCGTGCCGGCCAAGAAGGGGGATCCGCGCAACCTGACCGACACTCCCGGCGTCCACGAACGCTCGCCGATCTGGTCGCCCGACGGCAAGTCGATCGCCTACTTCAGCGACGCCTCCGGCGAGTACGCGCTGCACGTCCGGCCCCAGGACGGCAAGGGCGAGGTCGCCGTGTACCCCCTGCACGGGCCGGGCTACTACCAGGACCCCGTCTGGTCGCCCGACTCGAAGAAGATCGCCTACGTCGACAACGCCAAGGCCCTGTCCTACATCGACCTGTCCTCGTCCGCCGTCAAGAAGGTCGCGAACGAGCCCTTCTTCGGGCTCGACGACATCCCCGCCGGGCGCTGGTCGCCCGACTCGAAGTGGCTCGCCTACACCATCGACACCCGGGCGGGCATCCGGACGATCGGCCTCTATTCGCTCGACCAGGACAAGACCTTCCCGCTGACCGACGGCCTCGTCGAGGCCGGCGTCCCCGCCTTCGACGTCGGCGGGAAATACTTATACTTCGCGGCCTCGACCGACGCCGGCCCGGTCAAGAACTCGTTCGACCAGTCCTCGACCGACGCCCCCGTCTCGTCGACCCTCTACCTCGTCAGCCTCCAGAAGGCGACGCCGAACCCGCTCCTCAAGGAGAGCGACGAGGAGGGCGACGAGGAGAAGGGCAAGGATAAAGACAAGGACAAGCCGAAGGACGACAAGGAGAAGGCGAAGAAGGACGAGGCCGACAAGGACAAGAAGGACGCGCCCGACGCGGAGCCGCCGAAGCCTGTGAAGCCGGTGGTGATCGACCTGGACGGGATCTCGGGCCGGATCATCCCCCTGCCGGCGGCGGAGGGCCTGATCGCGAACGTGGCGGCGGGCGACGAGGGCCAGGTCTACTACCTCCACCGGCCGGTCGCGCGGCCGATCCAGGAGGGGGGCGGGGCCAAGACCTCGCTGCGGCGGTTCGACCTCAAGACCCGCGAGGAGCAGACGCTCGCCGAGGGGATCGCCGACTTCCGGATCTCGGCCGACCGCAAGAAGATCCTGTACCGGGCCGACGACGTCGTCGGGGTCGTCGACGCCGGCAAGTTCGCCAAGGGCGACGGCGCGATCGGCGCGGTCGCCGCCGTCTCGATCGCCATCGACCCCCGCGCCGAGTGGCCGCAGATGTTCCACGAGGCCTGGCGGATCAACCGCGACCACTTCTACGCCCCCAACATGCACGGGGCCGACTGGGACGCCGTCCGGGCCAAATACGAGGCCTTCCTGCCCCACCTGGCGACGCGGACCGACCTCAACCGGGTCATCCGCTGGATGCTCAGCGAGCTGTCCGTCGGCCACAGCTATCTCGGCGGCGGCGAGCGGCTGTACGAGCCCAAGAAGGTCCCCGTCGGCCTGCTCGGCGCCGACTATCAGGTCGCCGACGGCCGCTACAAGTTCAAGACGATCTACGGCGGCGCGTTCTGGGATCCGACCCTTCGCGCCCCCCTGGCCGCCCCCGGGGTCGACGTCAAGGTCGGCGACTACCTGCTGGCCGTCGACGGCCGCGACGTGAAGGCCGACGCCGAGGTCTACAAGCCCTTCGAGGGGACCGTCGGCCGCCGGACCGAGCTGAAGGTCGGCCCCAAGGCCGACGGCTCCGAGTCGCGCACGGTCGTCGTCGAGCCCATCGCCGACGAGTCGGCCCTGCGCAACCGGGCGTGGGTCGAGGGGAACCTGCGGAAGGTCCACGAGCGGACCCAGGGCCGGGCCGCGTACATCTACGTCCCCAACACGGCCGAGCCCGGCTTCTCGTACTTCAAGCGCTACTTCTTCCCGCAGGCCGACAAGGACGCGGTGATCGTCGACGAGCGGTTCAACGGCGGCGGCCAGATCGCCGACTATTACATCACCCTGCTGCGCCGCCCCCTGATCGCCTACTGGGCGGCCCGATTCGGCGAGGCCCAGCGCTCGCCCAACGCGACGATCCTGGGGCCCAAGGTCATGCTCATCGACGAGACGGCCGGCTCCGGCGGCGACGTCCTCCCCTGGATGTTCCGCAAGTTCGGCCTCGGCCCGCTCGTCGGCAAGCGGACCTGGGGCGGCGTCGTCGGCATCACCGACATGCCCGTCCTCATGGACGGCGGCGGCGTCACCGCGCCCAACCTCGCCAACTTCACCGAGGACGGCTGGATCATCGAGAACATCGGCGTCCCGCCCGACGTCGACGTCGAGCAGGACCCCGCCCTCGTCGCCGCCGGCAAGGACCCCCAGCTCGACAAGGCCATCGAGATGATCCTCGAAGCCCTGGAAAAATCCCCGCCCCCGAAACGCCCCGCGGCCCCCGCCCTCCCCATCCGCGTCCGCCGACCGGCCGAGGCCAAATGA
- a CDS encoding alpha/beta fold hydrolase, translating to MSDPLRHVATSTNGLSLHVVEAGPEDGPPVILLHGFPETWLCWRRQIGPLAEAGLRVLAPDQRGYDASDKPGPVSAYALDTLADDVIGLIESTGRPRAALVGHDWGGIVAWWVATRNPERVERLAILNAPHPAASRRYLLGSPRQLMKSWYVFFFQTPWLPEALCRRKNWRMLTESLLSTSRPGTFSEADLDAYRAAWSRPGAITAMIHWYRALLRYGPSFGPDRRVTVPTLVLWGAGDRFLERGIAEASLDLCDRGELEFFEEATHWIQHEEPDRVNRRLVEFLRGGEVTPR from the coding sequence ATGAGCGATCCCTTGCGGCACGTCGCGACCTCGACGAACGGCCTGAGCCTCCACGTCGTCGAGGCGGGGCCGGAGGACGGGCCGCCGGTGATCCTGCTGCACGGCTTCCCCGAGACCTGGCTGTGCTGGCGGCGGCAGATCGGGCCGCTGGCCGAGGCCGGGCTCCGCGTGCTGGCGCCCGACCAGCGCGGGTATGATGCGAGCGACAAGCCGGGGCCGGTCTCCGCCTACGCGCTCGACACCCTCGCCGACGATGTGATTGGGCTGATCGAATCGACGGGCCGCCCCCGCGCCGCGCTGGTGGGCCACGACTGGGGCGGGATCGTCGCCTGGTGGGTCGCGACCCGAAACCCCGAGCGGGTGGAACGGCTCGCCATCCTCAACGCCCCGCACCCGGCCGCCTCGCGGCGCTACCTGCTCGGCTCGCCTCGGCAACTGATGAAGAGCTGGTACGTCTTCTTCTTCCAGACTCCCTGGCTGCCTGAGGCCCTGTGCCGCCGGAAGAACTGGCGGATGCTGACCGAGAGCCTGCTCAGCACCAGCCGCCCGGGGACGTTCAGCGAAGCCGATCTCGACGCCTACCGCGCGGCCTGGTCGCGGCCGGGCGCGATCACGGCGATGATCCACTGGTACCGGGCCCTGCTGCGATACGGCCCCTCGTTCGGCCCCGACCGGCGCGTGACGGTACCGACCCTCGTCCTGTGGGGCGCCGGCGACCGATTCCTGGAGCGCGGAATCGCCGAGGCGAGCCTCGACCTGTGCGACCGGGGCGAGCTGGAGTTCTTCGAAGAGGCCACCCACTGGATCCAGCACGAGGAGCCCGACCGGGTGAACCGCCGGCTCGTCGAGTTCCTGCGCGGGGGCGAGGTCACGCCTCGGTGA
- the rpe gene encoding ribulose-phosphate 3-epimerase, which yields MIPRPDDDNRIKIAPSILSADLSRLAEQVREVEAAGADRIHVDVMDGRFVPNITFGPVLVRWLRPVTKLPLEAHLMIHAPDEFLDAFAAAGINTLIVHVEGAIHLNRTIQRIKELGLKAGVAINPATPAVMLEEVVADLDLVLAMTVNPGFGGQAFLPGTLKKIQTIRHMIDEAQPACELEVDGGVDPETAPRLVEAGARVLVAGSSVYGAADGPTAGLKRLARSVGL from the coding sequence ATGATCCCCCGACCCGACGACGACAACCGGATCAAGATCGCCCCGTCGATCCTCTCGGCCGACCTGTCCCGGCTGGCGGAGCAGGTGCGCGAGGTCGAGGCGGCCGGCGCCGACCGGATCCACGTCGACGTGATGGACGGCCGGTTCGTGCCCAACATCACGTTCGGCCCGGTGCTGGTGAGATGGCTGCGGCCCGTCACCAAGCTGCCCCTCGAAGCCCACCTAATGATCCACGCGCCCGACGAATTCCTCGACGCCTTCGCCGCGGCCGGGATCAACACCCTGATCGTCCACGTCGAGGGCGCGATCCACCTGAACCGCACGATCCAGCGCATCAAGGAGCTGGGCCTCAAGGCGGGGGTCGCGATCAACCCGGCGACGCCCGCGGTGATGCTCGAAGAGGTCGTCGCCGACCTGGACCTCGTCCTGGCGATGACCGTCAACCCCGGCTTCGGCGGCCAGGCGTTCCTGCCCGGGACGCTCAAGAAGATCCAGACGATTCGACATATGATCGACGAGGCCCAGCCCGCCTGCGAGCTGGAGGTCGACGGCGGCGTCGACCCCGAGACCGCGCCGAGGCTCGTCGAGGCCGGCGCGCGGGTGCTGGTCGCCGGCTCGTCCGTCTACGGCGCCGCCGACGGCCCCACCGCGGGGCTGAAGCGGCTGGCGCGCTCCGTCGGCCTGTGA
- a CDS encoding tetratricopeptide repeat protein, which yields MNDTSAPTADPSPYILDATTATFAADVVERSKSVPVVVDVWATWCGPCKLLGPVLEKLAREYDGRFVLAKVDSDRSPEIAANLRVRSIPSVFGVRDGQILDSFAGVQSEAFLRQWIDRLLPSQAETLVAEARALEASDPEAAGARFAEALALDPELGPARVGLGRLALAAGRIEEAQAAVLELERRGFMEPEAEKLKAELVLKAQSEGASDVDSARARADADPADKTLRLRLAESLASAGRYDEALAIALDLVERDRKGTGEAARKLMVAVFQLLPDDSELAFEYRRRLSFAL from the coding sequence ATGAACGACACCTCCGCCCCGACCGCCGACCCCTCCCCGTACATCCTCGACGCGACGACGGCGACGTTCGCGGCCGACGTCGTCGAGCGTTCGAAGTCGGTGCCGGTCGTGGTCGACGTCTGGGCGACGTGGTGCGGCCCCTGCAAGTTGCTGGGCCCGGTGCTGGAGAAGCTGGCGCGGGAGTACGACGGCCGGTTCGTGCTAGCGAAGGTCGACTCCGACCGCTCGCCCGAGATCGCCGCGAACCTGCGCGTGCGGTCGATCCCCAGCGTCTTCGGCGTCCGCGACGGCCAGATCCTCGACAGCTTCGCCGGCGTCCAGTCGGAGGCGTTCCTCCGCCAGTGGATCGACCGCCTGCTCCCCTCGCAGGCCGAGACCCTCGTCGCCGAGGCCCGCGCGCTGGAGGCGTCCGACCCGGAGGCCGCCGGGGCCCGCTTCGCCGAGGCCCTGGCGCTCGACCCCGAGCTGGGCCCGGCCCGCGTCGGCCTGGGCCGCCTGGCCCTGGCGGCCGGCCGCATCGAGGAGGCGCAGGCCGCGGTCCTGGAGCTGGAGCGGCGGGGCTTCATGGAGCCCGAGGCCGAGAAGCTCAAGGCCGAGCTGGTCCTGAAGGCCCAGTCCGAGGGCGCCTCCGACGTCGACTCCGCCCGCGCCCGGGCCGACGCCGACCCGGCCGACAAGACGCTGCGGCTCCGCCTGGCCGAGTCCCTCGCCTCCGCCGGCCGGTACGACGAGGCGCTGGCGATCGCGTTGGACCTCGTCGAACGCGACCGCAAGGGGACCGGCGAGGCCGCCCGCAAGCTGATGGTCGCCGTCTTCCAGCTCCTCCCCGACGACTCCGAGCTGGCCTTCGAATACCGCCGCCGGCTCTCGTTCGCACTCTGA
- a CDS encoding transposase: protein MEAPIPETFVGVDVSKAEPAVAVGDDGPAFTLPNTPEGHAGLAARLSPLRPRPRPGAAARELEALLARRQLAGMRTMEADRPAATPSRRVARDLEAHVRRLESHLEGVDRELDEKIRSSPAWREKDDLLREAPGIGPVLSRTLLAALPELGRLTGGRIAALVGAAPMAAESGAWRGRRRIQGAASRSATPCTWPPSRPAASTPRCGRSARRRPDRRPRRTGRSSGRPARSRRPPGPGARPPQPERAHSSSGPKQASGSRSRRDRPRFEAAGR from the coding sequence ATGGAGGCTCCCATCCCGGAGACGTTCGTCGGTGTCGACGTGTCCAAGGCCGAGCCGGCCGTCGCCGTCGGCGACGACGGCCCGGCGTTCACCCTGCCCAACACGCCCGAGGGCCACGCCGGGCTGGCCGCCCGGCTCTCGCCCCTGCGGCCCCGGCCGCGGCCCGGCGCCGCCGCCCGCGAGCTGGAGGCGCTGCTGGCCCGCCGCCAGCTGGCCGGCATGCGGACGATGGAGGCCGACCGGCCGGCCGCGACGCCGTCGCGGCGGGTGGCCCGCGACCTGGAGGCGCACGTCCGCCGGCTCGAGTCGCACCTCGAGGGCGTCGACCGCGAGCTGGACGAGAAGATCCGATCGAGCCCGGCCTGGCGCGAGAAGGACGACCTGCTGCGCGAGGCGCCGGGGATCGGCCCGGTCCTGAGCCGGACGCTCCTGGCCGCCCTGCCCGAACTGGGCCGGCTGACCGGCGGCCGGATCGCGGCCCTGGTCGGCGCGGCGCCGATGGCCGCCGAGAGCGGCGCGTGGCGGGGCCGCCGGCGGATCCAGGGGGCCGCAAGCCGGTCCGCGACGCCCTGTACATGGCCGCCCTCTCGGCCCGCCGCTTCAACGCCCCGCTGCGGGCGTTCGGCACGGCGCAGGCCCGATAGACGGCCGAGACGCACAGGACGGTCATCCGGTCGCCCGGCGAGGTCGCGTCGACCGCCAGGGCCAGGGGCCCGTCCCCCCCAGCCGGAGAGGGCCCACTCCAGCAGCGGGCCGAAGCAGGCCTCCGGGTCGAGATCGCGGCGGGACCGCCCGCGCTTCGAGGCGGCCGGGCGGTAG